In the genome of Streptomyces sp. Tu 3180, the window GGAGCCGGTGCAGCAGAACTGCCCGTTCATCAGCACCAGCGACTGCACCACGGTCGGGATCACCATGTCCAGATCGGCGTCGGGAAGGATCACCATCGGCGCCTTGCCGCCCAGTTCCAGACCGAGCCGCTTGAGCGTGGTGGAGGCCGCGGCCGCGATACGGCGCCCGACCGGCGTGCTGCCGGTGTAGTTGATCACGTCGACCTTGTCCGAGGAGACCAGGAACGGGGCCCCGGTGTTGCCGGACTCGGTGAACACGCTGACCACGCCCGCCGGGATCTCCGTGACCGAGGCCAGGACCTGCGCGAAAAGCTCATTGGTCAGTGCCGTCTGAGCCGGAAGTTTGACCACGACGGTGCAGCCGGCGGCCAGTGCCGGGCCCAGTGCCCGCACGGTCAGCATGATGGGGGAGTTCCAGGGAGAGATGATCCCGGCGACACCGAGCGGCTCGGGCACCGAGTGGGTGTACTGGCCGGGTGCCGTCTCGGCGGCGCGCCCGGCGCTCTGGGTGCGTGCAGAGGCCGCCGCGTACCGCAGCCACCCGACCGCGCCGCTGACCTCCCACGTGGTCTCACCCAGCAGCTTGCCGTTCTCCCGGGACAACATGGCCGCAATCTCGGGCACCCGGGCCTCGAGGGCGTCGGCCAGCCGGCTGAGTGCGGTCGCCCGGAGCGAGGGAGTGCGCGCCCATTCGGTGGTCTCGAACGCGGCGGCGGCGGCGTCCACGGCGGCCGAGGCCTCCACCTCACCACCGTCGTAGAAGGAGCCGACGACTGTGCCGTCGGCCGGGTTGATCGATTCCAGAACCGAGCCGGAGCCGGTCCACCGTCCGTTGATCCAGTGCTGCGCGATGGTGTTCATGGTCCGCTCCTCGTGGTCTCGCCCGGGTACCGGGCGGGTTCGATGTCTCCACGAGAATGGCTCGGCCACCGTGCCGACAGCCTCCGTCAGCTGA includes:
- a CDS encoding aldehyde dehydrogenase family protein, coding for MNTIAQHWINGRWTGSGSVLESINPADGTVVGSFYDGGEVEASAAVDAAAAAFETTEWARTPSLRATALSRLADALEARVPEIAAMLSRENGKLLGETTWEVSGAVGWLRYAAASARTQSAGRAAETAPGQYTHSVPEPLGVAGIISPWNSPIMLTVRALGPALAAGCTVVVKLPAQTALTNELFAQVLASVTEIPAGVVSVFTESGNTGAPFLVSSDKVDVINYTGSTPVGRRIAAAASTTLKRLGLELGGKAPMVILPDADLDMVIPTVVQSLVLMNGQFCCTGSRVLVHRDIADQVRTRLTSALAQVRLGSGDDKDAQLGPVIDRASAQRVDAIVEEATSYGTVLLRGGVVTDGPLAAGAFYRPSLIEVDRTDVRIVQEEVFGPVQTFEIFDDEDDAVTKANATIYGLAASVFSSDSMKARRIARRIRTGTVWINTWGAISEDFEEGGVKGSGYGYLCGPRAIEEFQALKVYVEQDHTQSAH